gcccaaaaatacttCGACAATCCAGAATGTATTCTCATACTTCTAGCTCATTCATTCAGGGTTCTGTTCATCCTCtcagcaacaccattttgttccggtgttccaggaactgtcttgatTATTCTGATCCCATTTTCCGAGCAAAATACTTTGAACTGTTGGCTGTCATACTCTCCTCCATTGTCAAACTTATTTTCAGGTAAATGGAGAGATCTACAATCACGAGCAACTTCGCAAGCAATTGCCTAATCATAAGTTCCGGACTGGAAGTGACTGTGATGTCATTGCCCACCTCGTGAGTAGTCTAGATTACTCATCTTCCAACGTTGGAAACAAGTATTTGTACGTAAAACTATTCCCTGATACATTAATCAGTATGAAGAACATAGAGAAGATTTTGTGGACATGCTGGATGGGATGTTCGCTTTTGTGTTATTGGATACTCGAGATAACAGCTTTCTTATTGCTCGTGATGCCATTGGAATTGCTTCCCTTTACATTGGTTGGGGACTTGATGGTAGTTTTCGATGCAATTTTCTCAGTTGAAGACTTTGCTATTTGAAATTACCGTTTTGAATCTTTATAGTACTTGTTAATTTGGTATTGTAATTCTATTCCTTCTCAGGGTCTGTGTGGATATCATCTGAGCTTAAGGGATTGAATGACGACTGCGAACATTTTGAAGTTTTCCCACCAGGACACTTGTATTCTAGCAAGAATGGCGGCTTTAGGAGGTAGTACAATCCTCCTTGGTTCTCTGAGGCCATTCCTTCCACTCCTTATGACCCCTTAGTTCTCAGGCGCGCCTTTGAAAATGtgagttattattgttgttgtttttattgGAACGGATCCAACATGGTTGTTCTAAGGCTGGATATCATTGTGCAGGCTGTTATCAAAAGGTTGATGACTGATGTCCCCTTTGGTGTTCTGCTCTCTGGGGGACTTGATTCATCCTTGGTTGCTTCGATTGCTGCTCGTTACTTGGCTGGCACAAAGGCTGCCAAGCAGTGGGGAGCACAAATTCTTTCCTTTTGTGTTGGCATTGAGGTCAGTCAATCTTGAGCAGAGGTGGTATTTAGAGCACATTCTATAGTTCAATTCAACTGAACTTATTACCTTTGCCCTAAACTATGTATAAAAAGTGTGCATATAATAGGATCACACTCAATTTGAACCCGTTGTTTCTAGATCCTGAATTCACATTTGATCCTTGGACTTCTgtgattaaaagaaaagaaagataaattcTATTGCTTGATCTTCTCTTTAACTCTTGATACCAAGTTGCCTGCTTTCATTGAACAGGGCTCACCGGATCTCAGTGCTGCAAGAGAAGTTGCTGACTTCTTGGGAACTGTTCACCACGAGTTTAACTTCACTATTCAGGTTTTGACGGAACAACTTTATTTTTTACGTGATCTATTATCCTTTGTGCTTTTGTTTTGTTTACCTGATGGCAAACAATATATTCCACATTTGCAGGATGGAATTGATGCAATTGAAGATGTTATTTACCATATAGAGACATACTATGTAACAAAGATCAGAGCAAGCACTCCTATGTTCCTTATGTCGCGTAAGATTAAGTCATTAGGAGTGAAGATGGTCATATCTGGGGAAGGCTCTGATGAATTGTTTGGTGGCTACTTGTACTTTCACAAGGCTCCCAACAAGGAAGAATTCCACAAAGAGACATGTCGCAAGGTAAGAAAGGGCTTCCTTAGTTTAAACCTTATCTGTAATGCAAGAAGTTGAGAAAATTCTGATCCTTTTACGTGTATTTCTATGCAGATAAAAGCGCTTCACCAATATGACTGTTTAAGAGAAAATAAGTCAACATCTGCATGGGGCGTAGAAGCTAGCGACCCATTTCTAGATAAAGAGTTCATCAATGTTGCCATGAGTATTGATCCAGAGTGGAAGTTGGTAAGAAATTGAGCTCTAATTGTTGATGGATATATAACTGGAGCCACAATCTCTAAGACTTAGATTTTATCCATTTCAGATTAAACCTGAGCAAGGGAGGATTGAGAAGTGGGCTCTTAGGAGGGCCTTCGATGACGAGGAGCATCCCCACCTCCCAAAGGTTCTAGATCACAATTTTCCAACTGATTTGGAAGGTTCTATCGTTAACTAAAACTAACATTTTCATGTTACATGTCCTGCAGCATATCCTATATAGGCAGAAAGAGCAATTCAGTCATGGTGTAGACTATAGTTGGATAGATGGACTCAAAACACATGCAGAACAACATGTGTGTTTTCAGTAGTTAATCCATAAATGTTACTGCTTTATCTTCTAGTGCTTGTTTGATTTAATAAGCTGACTGGGGAAACTAATTTTTTCCTTTAATAGGTGACCGATAGGATGATGCTTTATGCTTCACACATCTTCCCTCATAACACCGTGGTTACAAAGGAAGCATACTACTATAGGATGATTTTCGACCGCTTCTTCCCACAGGTACTTCTTTCAGATAATAGTGAAGTAAAAGTCACAAACTGCTTAAATCTGAGAACTTTGTCTAACCATGCCCCTCTAACATTTTATTTTCTGCAGAATTCGGCTAGGCTAACCGTTCCTGGAGGAGCAAGTGTAGCGTGTAGCACCGCTAAAGCTGTTGAGTGGGATTCTTCTTGGTCAAAGAACCTTGATCCTTCAGGGCTGCTATTGGTGTGCATAACTCGGCTTATGAGGATAAATTACCTCCTTTAGCTAATGGGAAATTGGCCACAAAGATCACTGGGCAATGTGCCAGCTATGGTTGGAGTTGGTGCTGCCCCTAAGCTCACAATTAGGAGCTAGCAACAGTGTTGTCCACAACATGTTGCTCATGTTTGagcttagtatttttttttactattaaTAAGAATATTAGTCCACTATTATTGCTATTAGGAGAAGGCAGCAAGCATGTCTTTTTAGTTGTTCTGCTGCATCAAAGAACATTAGGTTATGTAAATATAGAATAAAgaccttggggggggggggggggaggtgttgagcaatattaataaaatattgtTTGAATAGCAAGTCTTAGGAGCTTGTCAGTTCCTAAATTATTGTCTCATACCCTTTTCTCTAGGCCTTTTTTTTCTTCCTCTGTCCTGTCACATTTGCCCTTTATATAAGGCGCAATCAGTTAAATGTCATGTTTGTGAATCAGAAAATCAACCTAGACGttttatcttgctaattatcaTTTTCAATTTGGAACCCCTGTCAATTTTAGAAGGATTCTATTATTGGATGGATGGAATTATGAATAAAAAGAAAACGGATTAAATATGAAATTTCCAAGAACCATCATTTCTTTTGAGATGGAGAAAGGTTAGACATGGATGAATAGAACACAAAAAACATACAAACCCATGGATTTGAAGTAGCCATTGGCCAATAACACCAAATAATATCTTTCATTAGCAGACCAAATCTACAATGCCGATTCAGTTTCACTGTTAAACAGCCTAACTAACTATAATTAACTCATTTAACAGTCGGCTTAATTAAATGCACTACTGGTGTGAACATTTTGTGTGTCCTAAAATGAATTGCATCAATAGGCTAGCAAAAGCTAAAATACTAATAGTACTACAATATAAGTTAGTAGAAAAGGGCAGTATAAAATAACTGATTCCAAGTATCAGGCAGGCCAGGAAGGCACCAATGCGTACAATCAGCTTTGTTAGGGTTAATTCTTTGCTGAGAATTGAGATCACCACTATAGATAGAGGGATGTGCATCTTTCCTCATTGCTGATAACAATGTTATATCCAGCAAAAAGGGTGGGTTGTCCATGTCCCTTATTACTGTCTGCACCACGTTCGTTTGGTCCGAGTACATTCCAGGGTTCGTTGAGCCAGTCAACAGGGTCGTTGTTACGGGGCTCGTCTCCCCGTAACAACTTCCCGATGTTGTCGCTGCACCGCCGTTCCATACACTTGAGCTGCCCAAAAAGATTGACATTTAGTTTATAGTTAAATctaaattgtatatattttgtttaGCACTTCCTATAAGTCAATTCTACAATATTTAATACTATCATATCAgtgaaagtaaaagaaaatattaaaataataagagTTGAACAGTCGGTTCACAAGAAAAATATCAATTGTAAATTGTAATCCACTATTGAATTTGGAGTTCCCACAAGTGGCAACAACACAAGTGAAAAGCTTCTGTTATTATATACCACCGACGAGACAAGTGAGGCAGAATAATGCAACAGTCATGACCTCAATCTCAAGTGGTCCTACATTTCCTCTACTACACAGTGTTTCAAGAAAATGGTTTATTTTGTTCCAAAcgatactttttctttttttcttctaaaatttgAAATGCTTTATTAGTAGGCGTTGACATAAAAGATtataatttttgaagaaaaaaaaaagtagtatttggagttaaataaaaaaaaagatatttagaATTTGATATTGTGCCGAAAAGATGTTGCAGTTCATAGAGCGGGGAAAAAAGttctttggaaaattttgaaaaagtggttatttttgaaaatttaccaAAAACTTACAAAATTGCATGGAAAgacatattttttgaaaaaaaatcaaaaaagtacCAAAAAAATCTATACAAATGGGTCCTTAATTTAATGCAATTGTTACAAATTTAAATTGTCAAAATTGATTTTCTGTCTTCATGAATATATTAGTAAATTCATAAACACAATAATTTAGGGATATAAGGTCCAAGTTGGAGTACTAGAGCACAGAGATGACCAGATGACAGCTAATGTGGGGGCAAAAGGCAAGCATAGGTCAAAAAGAGAAATCCAAAAGTGACTGAAATTGCCAGGGGATAACAATTTTTGGAGgcgaaaaaaaaaaagacaaaataagagagaagaaaCAGTTGACATACTCGTAGTGGTTAGGGGAAGTGCCCTGAAAAAAGAGTCTGGTTCTACTTCTGTCAATGTTGGAATCAACCCATCTTGCCCACGTTCTTAGCCCTCTCTCCATTGCCACCAATGGATCCATGTCTTCATACATTCTCCCTCCATCATCTATGTAGTCCCACCTGCATTTTAATTACCATTTTCACCCTCCTCTCAAAAACCAGGCTAATTACACAACAAGATTCCTAAAAAAATACATATCTTGTGGTAAATTATTCACaaaatcaaaatttaaaaaaaatgaggaaagtacCCTTGTGAAGAGCCTTTGTGAGTCCACCAATGACCAGTGTTAAAAGATAAGACATCCACACCTCTCCAAGCATTAGCATTTCCTCTTATATCATTCAATCTAAGCACTCTCTTGCCCTGCACAGTGTCTATGTCCACCAGATATTGTGCTTTGTGATACGATATTGTCACTCCATAATCCTGCATTCCATTTCCACCACACGTTCATATGTTTTACGACCAAACCACAATAAAATCTACAATATGAATTGGATCCATATAAGCTCATTTGAGACCAAT
Above is a window of Nicotiana tabacum cultivar K326 chromosome 8, ASM71507v2, whole genome shotgun sequence DNA encoding:
- the LOC107770736 gene encoding protein PMR5 gives rise to the protein MEHLSSLCCSLIWLLLFQFYVGSSVVLYRQHHHNNNNNNPNHRSPILQGNQTSCSLFMGTWVYDETYPLYQSSSCPAIDVQFNCQLYGRPDTEYLKYRWKPANCELPRFNGLEFLLKMKGKTVMFVGDSLGRDQWESLICLISADVPKAQTQMSKSYPISTFKFLDYGVTISYHKAQYLVDIDTVQGKRVLRLNDIRGNANAWRGVDVLSFNTGHWWTHKGSSQGWDYIDDGGRMYEDMDPLVAMERGLRTWARWVDSNIDRSRTRLFFQGTSPNHYDSSVWNGGAATTSGSCYGETSPVTTTLLTGSTNPGMYSDQTNVVQTVIRDMDNPPFLLDITLLSAMRKDAHPSIYSGDLNSQQRINPNKADCTHWCLPGLPDTWNQLFYTALFY